The Sander lucioperca isolate FBNREF2018 chromosome 4, SLUC_FBN_1.2, whole genome shotgun sequence DNA segment CCTCTGCTCCCCCGAGCTACTCCGAATGGTGACCTCTCTGCTCTCATCAGCACCATCTTGTGGTTGTTCGAGGTTCAGCAGCCTCCTCACCATGACTGAATAACAGTACATTTACATGtgatcagtggtggaaagtagctacatttactcaagtatctgtactttaagtacaattatgaggtacttgtactttacttgagttatttgcatgttatgctactttatGCTTCTCCTCCACTAACTTTCCAGAGAAAAatattgtaggctacttttttacatttatctGGCAGCTTTAGTTAATAGCTACTTTTCAGATTAGGGGTTTACACTAAGAAAcatgatacatttttaattacattatttaatATACGATACATTTGCTAAAGATTAAACCTAACGTTTTTGGCTTATGTCTGGGTGTTGCCCCTTGTCATGTTTAGAGGTCAATGAGTTGGTAGCATTTCTGCTCAAAACTTCTCAgatggtttcatttaaatatcCGTTCAAGgactaataatataatattgtacAAATAAGCAAATATTGGAGAAAAGTCCCAAAAACATGAAAAGGaggtttgttttcttcttctttcctgctcgtttttgtttcttttggtgcattttttttcaatgtttttggcactttgacGTTTAaacgcttcttttcactaccatgtataaacactaCTATCACCAACTCATTACTAGATTTACACttgtttttggaattcatggtcaataaacctcatttataggaaattataccttattcttgagttaaaaagaagaaataatgacatttttttagactaatattaagggaaggataatcacagaatGGCATAGCCTATGTCAACGTTCAGTCCAGttactgttttgaaaaatttcaatttcttttcaaatgctaaaacactgaacaaaacacacacaattcaatgaaagtagatatttttgttgtacttgcaaagcgcgttgtatggaatcatctgtgttatttttgggtaatcaaaattaggtagttaaaaagaaccccatatttctgatatagacatttagacaacgggtcaaatttgacccgaagacaacacaagggttaatatgtgattgaatgcaggacttttacttgtaatagagtatttttacaatgttgtaggctattttttttctcatttaagTCAAGGATCTGCGTACGCCGTCCACCACTAAAATGTGAGTTTGAACAACACACTGTTAAGTATGGGGGGTTGAATTACCGAAGGAGCAACACTTCACTGTGATGAGTGAGTGATTGCAGCCCCCATCCTCATCCACTAtggctatatgtgtgtgtttgtgtgtgtttgtgttaacaACGCCGGTGCTGCGGCCCCATGTACGCGTTTCCTCTCACACAGGCGTCCTGTGTTCCGGCACACAGTACCTCTTAAGACTTAATTCATCAGCTCATACAAAGAAGTGTTTAGCTCTGCTCAGACGCCCTCTGTGTTATCTTTACTgcagtctgtgtctgtcccttaACAACTCCCTCAGCCAGGCTGCAGACATGTTGTTACAGCCGGCGATGAAGAGAAACAAGGACTCCTTTGAATGAATGAGTGCGAAAActtgtggcagaaaaaaaaacccccAGAGCGACACAGAAGAAGAGAGGTCTCCACTCTGACTTTATTCTCTTTACCTTCACATGTTGTTTGAACATTTATGTGACATGAGGATGGAATTTTACCTCATTTACAAACAGAATCACATGCCTGCCATATTTTACCTTTTGCCTTGCTGTGTGTtttacagagaaaagaaaatacatgtCCACTACATGACAGCACAAGCAGTCATCCCCTAACTGTACACAGGTGTAGGTCGAGTGTTTTTGGCTCAGCCCGTAAGATGCTGCAGTGGTGGTAGTCAGACCTCGCAAGGTGGCGAAATCACTTCAGAGGATCCCACACAGAACCTGGAGAGGTCGAAGAGAGTCGAAAAGAGTTCTGACGCTTATGTTTCCAACctgaaacaacagaaaaattaGGATTTTGTGATTCATTAGAGATACATTCTCTTGTGAATGTGCAGGCTGCACAGAGATAAAGTGCTCCATAAACTATGCTGAGTGTATAAAGCGAGCTAGACTACTGAGTGCATGACTAACATTTTGCAAATCACTACTGATATGACTTTTGGCTTTGCAGTGGTTCCCAGTTTAATTCATCCAcaccaaaacaaccacaaagctTAGTCTTTCTCACACTTATAATTGTAACTTCTATAGCCTACCTCTTACTAAACTctaaaatctttattttttttttaaactcacctGTGTCTGCAGTATCGCCTCAGTTTTGGAACCAGCTGATGAAGTAGGAGCAGATGCCGTGGAAGCTCTTCCAGCAGTACTCAGAGGCGATGCGGGAGGCTTTGGAGTCAGTCTGCTCTGTGGGACGAATAGTGGTCCTCCCAGGCTTGGGGGTGACTTTCTTGGTCTGGGGGCCCTTGCCTGGCTGGGGCTTGACTGGCTGCTGCTGGGGCTTGACAGGTTTAGGAGTAGTGACAGGCTTGTTCTGGGCCGGCACCGCTGGTTTACGCGGCTCCTGGACAGGCTTGGAGGGCTTAGGGGTGGTGGTCTTGGGCCAGGAGGCCAGGAAGGTCATCTGGGCCTCATCGGGGTATCTCTTGCACATCACTGGGCGGTAGACTTTGGGTCCCTGGCAGGCGTGGCTCAGCTTCCTCATGTCCCACATCATCTGGGTAAAGTAGTGGCGAGGGTTGAGGTTGTAGGCGCGGCACAGGTTGGGTTTGCCCTGGAAGTCACAGTAGTAGGAGCGTCCTTGGGTCTGGCCCTGGCTGGGACCTTTGCAGGAGACACGCAGGCGAGTATAGTCCCCGGCTCCAGACACTACCATGGTACAGGAGTCTTTGGTCTTGGTGCTGAATTTGATGGCCTCATCCCAGATGCtgcgttgctgctgctgctgctgttgctgctgctgctgctgttgctgctgctgttgctgctgctgttgctgctgcctgttgacgctgctgctgttgttgctctGAGCGTttgacacacaaacagctgCTGCCAGAAACAGCAGCGCCACTCTCATCCTGGCTCTCATGACGGCGTTAATGTGTGCTAGCGGATGAAGGTACGGGATGATGTGTACGTATGTTTCCGCACAGAAGGTTAAGGCGTGCAAGGGTAGAAAGCCTCGGAGTGAGACTTTATAAGGCTGAAGCTCACAAAGAAGGTATTATTCAGGTGAGCTGAAGGACTCAAACTCCTCCTCCAGCACTAACCCCCTCTATtcctctcatacacacacacacacacacacacacacacacacacacacacacacacacacacacacacacacacacacacacacacacaccgaaagCGGCCACATGAAGCTTGTGTGGTAGGCCTATgttcaaaacttaaaaaagtgATGGATGAGATGGATGAGGAGGGGGAGAACCTAAACccagggaggaggaagaggggtgAAGGGAAGCAGGTCAACAGGTCTATGGGAGCAGAGAgggggaaggagagaaagacgTTTAAAGGACGGTACACACATGAAGCCAAATGTTGTGAAAAAGAGTGGCTAGGGATTATATAAAGAAACATAAGAGGTTCTTTGACTATTGatgagggggagagggggaggagaagaCTGAGGTCCCGGTGCCAAATTGCAGCCTGAAGTTATTTGCTGAGGGTTTAAAGTAGATCTGTGACCCTGTAAGAATAAAAACCTCATGGTCATCTTAAGATGCAGTTTCACTTTTTGTAGAGACTTTGTTGCTGCACTGCAaacagaggtacacacacagttAGATGGTGAAATCTTTATCTTAAATCTTTACACACTGATGCTGTGCAGCCAAACAGTGCTTTATTTCACCTTCTGTTTCACGCTTTCAAAGGTGCCATAACTAACTACATTTACTCTAGTACTGCACTTAAGTTCAATTTTGAAGTACTTCCACTTTACTTGGAGTTTTGCCATTTTATGCTAATTTATACTTATACTCCACTAGatttcagaggaaaatattttttcctcaacattaaaaacatgatgaacttaataaaataaaatatcacatttCAGATGTATGAGTTGTTTGGTTCCACCACAGAGAGATTTCAGTAATCGCTTCAGTCTAAAAACGTCTTCAGCATTTACTCATTTTACTAGCCCTTGTGTTTTTTGTCAAGCCCTGACATTTAGGTAGCAATCATCAGGGCTTGTGGGAAATGGTGTTTGTTAAAGTCtgctaaaaacataaaaatcgAACAAATAACAAAAAGCTACTGTCCTTATTCAAACATATGAAGTGAGCCACATGGCATACTGTTGAGAAAGACTCAGTTCCAAGCGTGTATTTTTAGTGACAGTGTATCCACAGCTTACAACTGGGACATATTGAAAAGAGACAGTTCTCTTACAGTAAGAAGCTCTTCCAGATTCCCCTACCATCAGCTTCAGAAGAGCTCCAAACCTTAATGATGAACGAGTGAGGAGTCATCTTCTCCCGTACAATGTAAACATGGTGGGTAACCACCAGAGGAAGCCACAAGTGGACATTGCAATCATTGTGGTAATATGACTAATACCAACTATTTTACTGATATAACATCAGGTCAGTATAATATGAAGTCAATTATAAATTGCAATACCTCATCTGTGGTTTACAGACTTGAGTGTCcatgtggctgtttttataTTGGGAGAACAAAGCGTAAACTGAAGGCA contains these protein-coding regions:
- the fgfbp2b gene encoding fibroblast growth factor-binding protein 2b isoform X1; this encodes MRARMRVALLFLAAAVCVSNAQSNNSSSVNRQQQQQQQQQQQQQQQQQQQQQQQRSIWDEAIKFSTKTKDSCTMVVSGAGDYTRLRVSCKGPSQGQTQGRSYYCDFQGKPNLCRAYNLNPRHYFTQMMWDMRKLSHACQGPKVYRPVMCKRYPDEAQMTFLASWPKTTTPKPSKPVQEPRKPAVPAQNKPVTTPKPVKPQQQPVKPQPGKGPQTKKVTPKPGRTTIRPTEQTDSKASRIASEYCWKSFHGICSYFISWFQN
- the fgfbp2b gene encoding fibroblast growth factor-binding protein 2b isoform X3, translated to MRARMRVALLFLAAAVCVSNAQSNNSSSVNRQQQQQQRSIWDEAIKFSTKTKDSCTMVVSGAGDYTRLRVSCKGPSQGQTQGRSYYCDFQGKPNLCRAYNLNPRHYFTQMMWDMRKLSHACQGPKVYRPVMCKRYPDEAQMTFLASWPKTTTPKPSKPVQEPRKPAVPAQNKPVTTPKPVKPQQQPVKPQPGKGPQTKKVTPKPGRTTIRPTEQTDSKASRIASEYCWKSFHGICSYFISWFQN
- the fgfbp2b gene encoding fibroblast growth factor-binding protein 2b isoform X2 yields the protein MRARMRVALLFLAAAVCVSNAQSNNSSSVNRQQQQQQQQRSIWDEAIKFSTKTKDSCTMVVSGAGDYTRLRVSCKGPSQGQTQGRSYYCDFQGKPNLCRAYNLNPRHYFTQMMWDMRKLSHACQGPKVYRPVMCKRYPDEAQMTFLASWPKTTTPKPSKPVQEPRKPAVPAQNKPVTTPKPVKPQQQPVKPQPGKGPQTKKVTPKPGRTTIRPTEQTDSKASRIASEYCWKSFHGICSYFISWFQN